The Euphorbia lathyris chromosome 4, ddEupLath1.1, whole genome shotgun sequence genomic interval AAGTTGGACCGACTATACTTTTAAACTCATACGCTGCTAAAAGATCGACCATTAATACCAAAACTCActtcaaattcattattatcTACTCTAAATCTGTAATAAATCCCTTATACAATACCCGAAAATATTCTATATATTAGACCTTAAATCAAGATTTTAGGTATGTGAAATAAGAATACTATAACACCCAAATCACCTAATTATCAATCCATTTCCCCTGCTCCTGCGTAAAGACTCATTCATTTTTAATTAGGTATGTTCAAAAATAACCCCCACTCTTTTATATGTCTCCTATTATACTAGTTTTGTTTTGTGTATGTACAAATTAATACACGTTGCGTTCATAATTCATGCAAATTGACACTTATCTCTACCTTATTAACACATGGCACCAtgaatcattatttatttatttatttttataaacattaCATAGGAAATTGTagatttatgtcattaattatTTTACCACTAAAATCACACATCAAATTTCACTTTACAAATTAGTATTCTGTatcactaataataataataataatttattattaataatcaataaataagttaagttactcatttaaatcaattaaatactataaacatttttattattacaaATGGCAAACATGTGACATGTATTTTGACACTTAAGAACATAAAACTTGACACATATAATTCATATTTGTTAAATAaggatatctatatatatatatatttctatttatttatttattttttttatcaatcatATAACCCTTCACATTAAACTATATGatatttaattaaaacttatctTTAATATTCACACATTAACTTAACatgtttattatttattattatttataaaataatatgaaatttaAGTATAATTTCGTATATATGTGTTGGAGATTGGCAAATATAAATTTTgattcttttaatttatatatttttataaaatttacccaaaactttttaatttacacctaaaaatattaaattgaaccctataatatatttaaattcataaataattaacactatctatttcgaaaaataaaattttagacacggacgtgaccgTTTTAATGCCTTTATGAAcaccgcctgtgagggtcacttggtggcctttacagccggtcccaagcccggataaagaaggagggttgcggtaggtttgtggtgGCCAACGTAAAACTTagtcacatcttatgacatgaaccagcGAATTTgtatcgctgacacgacttgatttcacggttttatatgatggttcatgttagccaattccgaatcatttcgggactaaggctttgttgttgttgttgttttaatGCCTTTATGGATGTTGTAAGGTTTCATTcattatattttgttttgtgtACTTGTTGTTTGTCCATCTATTAAAGATATAAACGCTTCCatctaaaaaaacaacaaaaaagttATCTTTAACATAAACTAACATGACATTGTTCATTTCATATACATTCGATATTTTCAATACTTATATTTTGAGTAGTTCGAAagcaaatttttttatatgcatgatgtgattaagaaaaatgtaaaaatctcttattatttttcaaattatacaaaaatataattttaaatataaatgaaatgaGTGACATTCTATTAACAATTCAATCACAACTAGTTAATTTGGCGTACACAAATTTAATGTGGTCAAATTAAAAGGTAATAGACTTAATGTGTTAAAATTAGAGATCAATGGCTCAATCTATCGAAATCGAAATGGTCAAGAGTCTCgggatgttttttttatttttttaccaaacattagTATGGAATGATAAATTTGTATTAGCATATAGCTATAGATCTGAATAGAAAAATCAAACTATCGATtgtatggaaaaaaaaaatgatagttTCGCAGACTAAAATCAAGAGATTGAAAGTATGAGAGAAGCCGATTGATTGATTGTGATTAGTGTGATTGATGTATTTTTCTGATTATAAATATCTCTATTTAATTATTTCTTAAGCTCAATCAATTTAAGATAAGACTTAATTAATTCTATTGATAGAAATTTATCTACACAATGGATATGAGTCATTTATTCTCAATTACTAaagatataattttattcatatCCATATCCACACTTATTTATGGACCAATATaaattctaatatatttttagaaaaaaaaacatggctacctacataaatatcataattaactataaaattacaactaaatcagattatcaaacttaattctgaatatatcattatattccatatataacaaataaagtatgtttttacaccctaatttaaaaaatttactccaattcataaatcctaaatcCTAGACAACATATCCTACACCCTAATTTgtaaattctaattcttattgATTTTATTCGTTTGATATAATGGAAAATTATGACTGTAAATTTCCCAAAAAATATTGCATTCATACAAAAATAGTAGATCTTAACCTAAATAATTCAAATTACAATCTAGAAATACATTAAATGAGCTTGAATCTacattttcaatatcatatatCGTGATAGAGCAATCGTAAGCCGTGCTTGAAACTGTTTTTTGTATAATGATGGGAAACAACTTTCATTCAAAATTgacttcataatttttttccCTTCAAGATTGACTTGAATCTTTCAATGAGTCAGATCTATGTGATCATAGACAAACTATTCAGTTTTTTCATGAAGAAAAACATGATGACACTCATATGGGAAGATAAACTACAACCACCTATATGGAGAAAtacaataaagaataaaaaaaacttcaGATAAAAGAAAAACTATCAAATCTACcacaattaatttaaattatatggTTTCCAttgtataatttatttattttttcttataacCCAATTTAATTGTTGGTTTGGATTTTAATATTTTAGGGGGTGTGACACCACACGGTTTCCTTATTTATTTGAACTTTTTctgttaattattttattagaaaTGAAGCTATGGAAAATGATAATGTAGATTTGAGTATACCCACCAAAATAATATATAGATTGTTTTCACAACTGTAGAAGATGTTTCATATAATAAAGTCGTTTTAATTCAGCTTTAGGGGAACAACAAGCAAATAAAGATAAATTATCccttataatctaattaaattaagagtacatttatttatttatgaaagATAGCACAgagtaaaaaattatttaatatttgatttGAGAGCACTTTATTAGAAAGAGTATGGTATTTAAATAACAATCAGTAATAATTTAATACAAATTGAAACACATGGATAatattttagaagaaattaaCTTATTTTCTCAgcatttagaagaaaaaaaagtcaATAATGTGTCTATTTAAGTAAATAGTTTTTCTTCTACATATTCTAGAAATTTATGACTCAGCAATTATATGGAAAAGATTTGGAGGAAGAAAAATTAAGAGTGAAAGCATATTCaaaccttaatatatatatttattggaaAGAAAATCTCTCAATTAGGAATtggaatattaattaatttcatggAATCGGGCGGAGCCAAGGGAATTTCTATCCTTATCCCTAGTCCaactttgaaaataaaaaattactcaTCTTGTCTCATAAAAAACTTTGTTAGTGATTCTCTATCCCATCCGAATGGATTCAcggaattataaaaaaaaatgaaaaagaagtgTGAAAGAAAAGGGGATTGTTGGAAGTTAAAGGTGCAGAAGTCAATCAGTGAAGTGTTGGGGGGATTAATTAGAGGAATAATTAAAGGTCCTACTAGAATTAGTTGGTTAATTATTGGGTACCCACCCACAAATGGAAAATtgttaatttaaatatataagtCACAATCTTAATTTGAGAAAGAGGAATGGAATGGGGATATggagaaaaaagaaagataaattTGGTGGCCACATTGGAGACATTAGATTCTcacaaaataatttaatttttattaaataagtcttatcttttttttttttttttttttttttttttaatgaaaatggtGACTTCTGAGCAACTGAAGAGGAAGGAAGCCTTCATTCATTCATATTTTGGTACTTATCATTGACCTTACACAAATGACAAAATTATAATACAAGGTATATACCTAATTAAGTTCTAAATTAAGATAcaaaaaattatatctaaataaaaCCCATGGAATAATTCAGTAAGATTAGAAGTTAGATCCCTTTTACATCTTAAATAAAACAGACATTTAATTGAGATATCAATATCAAGTTAAAAACAAACTATGGTCATCAACTACTAATAGAAAGTGAATTTTATAGTATATATAGAAACTATTAAACATGGCCTATGGGGGTGAATTTAGTGGCAATTAATCAACTTTTGTCACACTCAATACCGGTTCACATATTGGGTTCGATTGAACTAGATTTAACGAGCTTATAACACTCATTTGACTCCTAAACTAAAAATTCAAAGTTAATTAAaatcttaaactatcaaaaacTATCAATTAACTTTGAATTTTTAGTTTAGGAGTCAAATGAGTGTTATAAGCTCGTTAAATCTAGTTCAATCGAACCCAATATGTGAACCGGTATTGAGTGTGACAAAAGttaaatcatcaattgaatccTCACTATTATAAATCATGTTGACTCAAAATGAGTTTATGGACTGGACACGTTATTTTTATTGCTCCGTTAAGTTTTTGATTTCTCCCTCTATAtataattgacagaacttaacgaaGTAATAACAAATTACATGTCTCGTTCCATTCtcaaggcctaaattgatacattttttaaatacTAAGcttatattgatgttattttgtacgtggaacctaaattaatacttcctCAAAAACTATTGACCTGTTTTGGTACTTCTCCCAAAATTTAATGGCTTTGAAGCTTTTCCGGGGCAGATCTTTCACCAAAAGTAAAAATAACTGTGGGTTTTTCTTCATGAGCCAATGTTAAAATTTGCTTTCTGGATTTGGCACAAtttaaatttatcattttgaccttttattttaattttgacaCATTAGAACATTGTACTCCTCCTTCATTCACATTTAATTGCGTAGTGAATGCATTTTTGAATCATCACCCAAAGTTcagattaacaaaaaaaaaaaactaatgtgCAAAAGGCTAAATGTGTCAAAATTAAAGTACCGGCCAAATAGTGTTAAATGCATGTACCAAAATACATAGACGCCAGGAAACATTATttataaaacataaccttcatatAAAATAGCATTCAAACACACTGACATGTAAAACAGAAACACTACTAAAGAGGAGTTGAGTGCATGTGCAACATAGCTGCTAATCTATTAGTAAATGCAGCCTGAACTGGAATATTATGTCATAATACAACAAACACACTGTTGGATAACTATCAAGAAATCAGTCGTCTGAACTGCAATTAGACATTGCGATGCTAATGCATGTTTTTACACCAAGAAAAAATTGCAACACCAATTCCAAATGGAAGTATCACGGAAATAAATTAGAATAATCGAAATACCAAATGAGAATTTGATAGAATCTGATAGGTTACCTTTTGTTACtggaagaaaaacaaaaacaaaatgacAAGATGAGTTTTGACAGCGAGAGCAGCAGCAACTGGCTTTGAGCTTTGAGCTTTTCTAAGTAGCAGAGCAGAGGCTGTGCCAACAAATATGTGTTGAACATCCACCAATGCCACAGCAGAAAGTAGCATACTAATAAAAATAGCAGAGGCTACATATCCTCCTTTTGCTGAACTTTGCTAGACAGTTTGGTCTTTCTGATACGCAAGACAGAAAAACTTGATAGCACCATTTCCAGAAAAGGGAGTTTGATATCTCATCCTTTCTCAACTAGTTAATTATTCCAACAATCTCCTAATAATTTATAAAGCTTCACCTGAACAAGATTGCCTTTTTTTCCTGAAGGAAATTGTTACATTCACAAGATAACAAGGTAGCTGTTGTTTGACTACATATCAATCATGGTGTCCAAAACGAGAGCATACAAAATGCAATATATCCTGGTAGGTAATCTTCTTCACTTCTATCAGGAACACCATAATTCACTGCCAATTGAACATTTACCTGTGTACACTGCTGCTGATACAGTGCATGATTGTTTAgcttaaaaaagaaagaaaattcaTCGACGCAGAGGACGCAGTGGTTCGCCTTGAGCCTATAAAAGTTAAAACATAATCAAAGAACCATATAACAAAACTGATTGAGGATTTAATATGTGATTCTAACAATTTTACTGGATGACCTATCATAATTCCTAGGTTATCTACAAAAGGATAAGGCCCAACCATCTTAAAGAAGGGGAACCGATTGAACAAACCATAAAACAGGAGAATGAATAAGTTGTTTTCTCGCCACAAAATGATAATCTTCAGGTTCCGCAGGCATTTATTTTGACAGTAATAGACAAGAGTACATTGGCTTGGAATTGATGAGGGCAATGATAACAAGTTGTTGAAGGTTTTGATGCCAGCTTGGAGAAAGAATCAAACATCTGGACTTTATTTCATGATATATTGTCATGAATAATATTGTGAACCTCTTTTTTACAGAGGTTTTTAAACGACGTCCACTAAACCTGATGGATCTAAATCTAATAGCAttcaataatatattaaatatttaattgtgaTGTTTTTTCAAAGtctatttttctagagagatcCTATAGGAGGACACCATCCTGCAATAATACTAACATTCTTGATTAATCCCTGTAAAAATTGGGCATCCAAATGGTTAACAACATTAAGTTCTGGTTCATATAACTTTAGAAACATAAATTTGGAGGAGAAAATTAAGCATCTACAGCACCTGGCTCAAGGCGCGCACCTGGCTGACAGCGCCCGCCTCTGTCATCCAGAGGCGCTAAGGCTGGAGCCCTAGTCAAGACGCGCTTTTAATAACTATGATCTACACTATGAATTTGGAGGACATAATTAAGCGTCTATGttagcttcagtggttgatagTAGTTCCTACTTCTAGAATTTGACAATCTATTACAATCATAGGCaaccaaaaattatatatatatatatgaataattTCCATGAACAATATTCTTGTAATTTCCTAGTTCCTAGTTCCTACTTATCTAATGCATTATAACTTGGAATTTCCTAACGCAGGTCAACAATGAAATCAAACCCCACACAACGAAGCCTTAAAATCCACCTAATGTTGTACAAATCCATTTTCCAATAATTATTTCACCAGGATTCATATTTGGCATTAAATATGGGCATAATACATCTACTTCCACATTATAGGATCTCTTCCATTTTTGGTGAACCATCAAACTGAAGCATATGCTCATTACTACAATCAAACCTATTCATCAAATCATTTCAGAAAAACTTCCCCCATTGTGCCTTGCTCTGCCAGCCTCAAGCCCTCTAATTTCATAATGTGCTAGTTTAGCATCTAGTTATTGCAACAAGTCCATATGTTTTACCAATGTTCAATTAAAAGCAAAATAGCACCATTGATTTGTAGAAAAATCTCTATATGGAAAAGCTAAAGTACTCAAAATAGCCGCTATTCTCATTCTCTTCCGCCACTTCCTTCCCTCACAGTATCAAACagacattattattattttatgggTGGTACATATTCCCCATTTGCTTCCCTGATTGATATTAGCAAGTTCAACCACACATAAAGCATATGTAATGCAAGACAAGCATAAAAGATGCAGTCATATATTGATGGTATATACAATTTTGAGGATGCATTCATCAACCAATTTTGTAGACCTAAATATCATGTAGAGCAGCGGTGAAAGGTCACTACATCCAccccaacaaaaaaaataaaaaaacatgcaAAATATCATATGGATGGCAGTAAAAGTTATAACCTCAATTCCTTCTTGGGGTCACGATAAAAGGATGTTAAAGATTATGATGAGCTTTTCACACCTAGTCAATGTTGAGAACAGCCCAATGAGCAACAACTACAATGCTGCTTTTGATATGCTTTTTCGCCTCTTAATAAGTCCCTCCATCAAAGTAATATATGTATGTTTGTGTAAAGTGATGCCCTTCTGTGTTGATTCTTGAAATAATTTCATAGCATCCTTGTACTTACTCTGAGAACACAGCTCATTAATCTGTTCGGAGAACATAATGGTATTTTGATCTGATTCTAGAGAAGCCTCATTGCTTCTCACAGTTTTCCCTTCATCCAGTAATTCAGTTTGATCCCGCAATTTTCCCATTTCCATCATTTTTGACTTTAACTCCCCAGCCTCATTAGCCCTATCTGCATTAGCAAGTGCACCAAGAATTGCATTATATGTATAACTATCAGGCTCTAGCTTCTTTTCCTTCATTTCTTCAAGAAGATCAAATGCTTCTTCAGCTCTTCCATCTTTGCAAAGTCTTGATATTATTGTGTTGTATGAAACTAAATCAATCAATCTGCCCTTTGAAATCCATGTATTGAAGAGCTTAAGAGCCTTGTCAAGCATACCTTCTCTACAAAGCCCACAAAGAAGAATGTTACAAGTATAAACATCTGGTTTAAATGAATTCTCAACCATTTGGTTGTGAAACTGAAATGCTTTGTCAACTTGTCTCTCGCGGCAGTATCCATGAATAATTGTATTATATGTCGTCTCATCCGGGAGGAAACCACTCTCTAGAAGTTCATTCAACTTGTCAATTGCTTTATCAGTTTTTCCTGACTGACATAACCCTCTGATCACTGAATTATAGGTGATAATACTTGGAACAATCTTTTTCTCCTTCATCTCATCCCAAAGTCTCAATGCAATTGCGGACTTTTCATCTTTAAAAAAACCCATGATCAAAGTGCCATAGCTGACCTCATCAACAAGATAGCCTTTTTTGCTAGCTGTACTTAGCAGATCATATGCCTCTTTAAGTTTCTTCTCCTCACAAAGAGTATGCAGAGTAATATTAAGAGTCACAACAGTCATCTTCATCCCTTTCCTTCCCATTTCATCCATCATCATGAAAGCTTCACTCATATTTCCGGATTTACAGTATCCTCTAATCAAGGTATTATATGTAAAACTATCAGATGAAAATCCACTTTCTTTCATTTTCCTAACAGTTTTTCCAGCATCATCCATCTTCCCTTCCATCACATACCACTTCACCACAGTATTGTATGTCACTGCATTTGGCATAACACCCTTCCCTTCCATTTCTTCCATTAATTCAAATGCCCGTGAACTACTACTACAATCAAAGCACCCATTTATCAGTGTGTTATAAGTAACAACATCAGGCAACAAATTCAAATTCTCCATCTCAACTCTCAACCTGAATGCCTCATCAATTTTACCTTCTCTGCATAAACCAGAAACCAGCATATTATAAGTTCGAACATCTGGTAACACATTGTTCTTCCACATTAATTCAATTATCTGGGTTGCCTCCTTCAACCACCCCAACTTGCAATACCCAGAAACCAAAACATTATATGTATTCCTATTGGGAACCAAGCCTTTACTTTTCATATCCAACAACAAATTTCTAGCCTCATTCAACTTCCCTTTCTTACACAAAAAATCTAAAACAGTATTGTAAGTAATGTTATCAGGCAAGCAACCGAACTCCCCCATTTTACTTATTATCCCCATGGCCTCCTCTAATTTGTTCTCTAAGCAACATCCGTAAATCAAAATATTGAATGTATTGGTATTAACCTTAACGCCAAGCTTCAAAGCATCACTAAAAACGGCTTTAGACAAATAGATAGAATGCGAAGAAGGGTATCTAACCAAAGCATTAAGAAGAGTGTTACATGTAACCAAATTAGGCTTGATATTCAACCTCATCATCTTGCTAAAAATCTGGGCAGCATGGTGGGGCAGACCGGAAGCGACATACGCCCCAATGGAGGTATCAAGGAGAAACTTCAAGGTGCGACGATGCTCGACAATCGACGGAGGATGGAGAATATGCTGGTGAAGGACATTGGACTTGTCGGCGGCGATGAAGGAGAGGAGGAGGGCTTTGGCGTCGACGAATTTCTGATGTAAGAAAATGGGATGGAGGACGGATAGGAGAGGAAGGGGAGAATGAGAGATGGAAGGAGGGAGGTGCGTTTGAGACCATTTGAAGAAAGAGAGTAGAGTAGTAGGTCGATGAACTAGTGCTTTCGAAGAGAGAAGAGAAATTAGGATATTAGGGTTCGAGGAAAGATGGGGAATGTAAGGTTTTAGCGATTCAAATGTAAATTCTTGTGAAGTAAGGATCTTTGTTACGGATTGTAGAAGCTCTGGTGCTGTTATTGATTTGTCTACCATGGCTGCGGACGTTAGGAACTCGTAGGTCTACAAGGTCAGATGGTGGAGACGTTGAAGCTTATAAGACGGCGTCGTTTTTGTTTTGACAATAGCATACGACAGTTGCTTCGTAAACGACAACAATTTCTTTTTGAAACTGTGCAATTTATAAACGACCTTCTGATTTTCTCTGTCGTTTATTCTTTATCCAATCCACAGCAAAATACGGCGCTAGAGTGGAAATGAACACACAAATTCTCATTCGTTATTTCTTAGCTCCACGGGACAGAAAGGGGGATGGAAATATCACCGGAATCAGAATTAACGCCGGCGAGTATAAATCTGAAATCGATCGAAGCGACGCCGGAGAGCTTCAAAGAATACGGTCAAGTTATAGAAGCATCAGCAGATGGTGAAGAGTTCGGTCCTCAAGATGCTCAATTGGACCTTAGCCTAGGAATTCCCAGGTTTCATCTCCACTTTTTCCTCTAAATTTTCAATTAACAGTGTTcttttttttagacaaaattaACAGGTTTCAATTCCACAATCCAATAGTTTTTGAATCGTAATCATGATTCAGGTTCTATATAATGCACCTAGAGAACCGGCCGCTTGAGTTCTCGACGATAACACATCACGCCAGCGTGACACAGTGCCTGGGATCCATTGGAGGGGATGAATGGTATCTAGGTTTAGCGAAGCCGTCCATCGTGAAATGGAATGAAACGAaaggagatgataagattgtGCAGTCGCGTAGTGGACATCTTTATGTGCCTCCTGCTGTGGAAGAAGTGAAGGTTTTCAAAATCTCAGGGCCTAAATTTGTTAAACTAGATCGTGGAACTTGGCATGCTGGTCCTATGTTTAAGGCGGATTCCATGGATTTCTACAATTTGGAATTAAGCAACACCAATGTGAGCTTCTTCTCTATTTTTCCTACTTCTATTTTCACTTTTTTCCTTTCAACTTTGAACACTTCAATAGCTTGCTCCAATTCCACCCTGAACTTGACATACTTAGATAAGTACGATTAAGGGCCAGTTTGCTTTGTAAACAAACCCTAACTCACTCCCATTAGGATTGCTTCTTTATAAGGAGCTATATA includes:
- the LOC136225810 gene encoding pentatricopeptide repeat-containing protein At2g16880; this translates as MVDKSITAPELLQSVTKILTSQEFTFESLKPYIPHLSSNPNILISLLSSKALVHRPTTLLSFFKWSQTHLPPSISHSPLPLLSVLHPIFLHQKFVDAKALLLSFIAADKSNVLHQHILHPPSIVEHRRTLKFLLDTSIGAYVASGLPHHAAQIFSKMMRLNIKPNLVTCNTLLNALVRYPSSHSIYLSKAVFSDALKLGVKVNTNTFNILIYGCCLENKLEEAMGIISKMGEFGCLPDNITYNTVLDFLCKKGKLNEARNLLLDMKSKGLVPNRNTYNVLVSGYCKLGWLKEATQIIELMWKNNVLPDVRTYNMLVSGLCREGKIDEAFRLRVEMENLNLLPDVVTYNTLINGCFDCSSSSRAFELMEEMEGKGVMPNAVTYNTVVKWYVMEGKMDDAGKTVRKMKESGFSSDSFTYNTLIRGYCKSGNMSEAFMMMDEMGRKGMKMTVVTLNITLHTLCEEKKLKEAYDLLSTASKKGYLVDEVSYGTLIMGFFKDEKSAIALRLWDEMKEKKIVPSIITYNSVIRGLCQSGKTDKAIDKLNELLESGFLPDETTYNTIIHGYCRERQVDKAFQFHNQMVENSFKPDVYTCNILLCGLCREGMLDKALKLFNTWISKGRLIDLVSYNTIISRLCKDGRAEEAFDLLEEMKEKKLEPDSYTYNAILGALANADRANEAGELKSKMMEMGKLRDQTELLDEGKTVRSNEASLESDQNTIMFSEQINELCSQSKYKDAMKLFQESTQKGITLHKHTYITLMEGLIKRRKSISKAAL
- the LOC136225811 gene encoding uncharacterized protein, yielding MEISPESELTPASINLKSIEATPESFKEYGQVIEASADGEEFGPQDAQLDLSLGIPRFYIMHLENRPLEFSTITHHASVTQCLGSIGGDEWYLGLAKPSIVKWNETKGDDKIVQSRSGHLYVPPAVEEVKVFKISGPKFVKLDRGTWHAGPMFKADSMDFYNLELSNTNVVDHTTHNFKNINKVVFSIQE